A DNA window from Danio aesculapii chromosome 14, fDanAes4.1, whole genome shotgun sequence contains the following coding sequences:
- the pde6a gene encoding rod cGMP-specific 3',5'-cyclic phosphodiesterase subunit alpha, producing MYSSCDCSQVNVIILITIGHRIMSTLRCLFKTISTNPSVFLSVLLHRTTVTPHRKPIQVLHFTDCFEEMAAVDKDVAEKFLDSNPMFAKQYYDTRFRAKVVSDLLSTTKQTEVDISSHHDLSSIEECEIIFDMVRDMQENLQMERAVFNLMRHLSFMIRADRMSLFMYRQRNGIAELATRIFNVHKDATMEECLVPPDSEIVYPLDTGIVGHVATAKKTVNVPDVTKDSHFSDFVDNLTEYETKNVLATPIMNGKDMVAVMMAVNKIGAPHFTAQDEETLKKYLNFANLVLRVFHLSYLHNCETRRGQVLLWSASKVFEELTDIERQFHKALYTVRAFLNCDRYSVGLLDMTKTKEFFDLWPVLMGEVPPYSGPKTPDGREVIFYKVIDYILHGKEDIKVIPNPPADHWALVSGLPTYVAENGLICNIMNAAQDEFFEFQKEPLDESGWMIKNVLSLPIVNKKEEIVGVATFYNRKDGKPFDEMDETLMESLTQFLGWSVLNTDTYDRMNKLENRKDIFQDMVMYHVKCRKDEIQNVLNTREMYDKEPDECEEDELEDILCEVLPVSEESEIFEFHFCDFEFSELDLVKCGIKMYYELGVVDKFHIPRETLVRFVYSVSKGYRKITYHNWRHGFNVGQTMFTLLMTGDLKRYYTDLEAMAMVTAGLCHDIDHRGTNNLYQMKSGNPLAKLHGSSILERHHLEFGKTLLRDEALNIYQNLNRRQHETVIHLMDIAIIATDLALYFKKRAMFQKIVDQSKTYDSWDSWTKYMMLETTRKEIVMAMMMTACDLSAIAKPWEIQSKVALSVAAEFWEQGDLERTVLEQQPIPMMDRNKAEELPKLQCGFIDFVCSFVYKEFSRFHVEITPMLERLLNNRKEWNALKEIHEAKVAKLDEAKKAKEEAHANSTDHKQGNSVQPAAQSKTCVIS from the exons ATGTATTCTAGCTGCGACTGCTCTCAGGTAAATGTCATAATCCTAATTACAATTGGACACAGGATTATGAGCACACTCAGATGCCTCTTTAAAACAATCTCTACTAATCCCTCAGTGTTTCTCAGTGTCCTACTGCATAGGACAACTGTGACCCCACATAGAAAACCCATTCAAGTGTTACACTTCACTGACTGCTTCGAAGAAATGGCTGCAGTGGACAAGGATGTGGCTGAGAAGTTTTTGGACAGTAATCCAATGTTTGCCAAGCAATACTACGACACCAGGTTCCGGGCGAAGGTCGTCTCTGACCTTCTGTCGACCACCAAGCAAACCGAAGTGGACATCAGCTCTCATCATGACCTGAGCTCTATTGAGGAGTGTGAGATCATTTTCGACATGGTGCGGGACATGCAGGAGAACCTGCAGATGGAGAGGGCCGTGTTTAACCTCATGCGACATCTCAGCTTTATGATCCGCGCAGACCGCATGAGTCTCTTCATGTACCGCCAGAGGAACGGAATAGCTGAACTGGCCACACGAATCTTCAATGTTCATAAAGATGCCACCATGGAGGAATGTCTGGTGCCACCGGACAGTGAGATTGTGTACCCGCTGGACACAGGCATTGTGGGCCATGTGGCCACCGCCAAGAAGACTGTCAATGTACCTGATGTCACAAAG GACAGCCATTTCAGTGACTTTGTGGACAACCTGACAGAGTATGAGACCAAGAACGTGCTTGCGACCCCCATCATGAATGGCAAGGACATGGTGGCTGTCATGATGGCAGTCAACAAGATCGGGGCTCCTCATTTCACTGCTCAGGATGAAGAG ACGCTGAAGAAATATCTCAACTTTGCTAATCTTGTGCTCCGAGTGTTTCACCTGAGCTACCTGCACAACTGTGAAACCAGACGAGGACAA GTGTTGCTCTGGTCTGCCAGCAAAGTGTTTGAGGAGCTGACTGACATTGAGAGACAGTTCCACAAGGCTCTCTATACAGTCCGAGCATTTCTCAACTGTGACCGCTACTCTGTGGGCCTCCTCGACATGACCAAAACTAAA GAGTTCTTTGACCTTTGGCCTGTGCTGATGGGAGAAGTGCCTCCGTATAGCGGACCAAAGACCCCTGATGGCAGA GAAGTGATTTTCTACAAAGTGATTGATTACATATTGCATGGAAAGGAGGACATCAAAGTAATTCC TAACCCTCCTGCTGACCACTGGGCTTTAGTAAGTGGGCTTCCCACCTACGTTGCAGAGAATGGCCTG ATCTGTAATATCATGAACGCTGCTCAAGACGAATTCTTCGAATTTCAA AAAGAACCACTGGATGAGTCTGGATGGATGATAAAGAATGTGCTCTCCTTGCCCATCGTGAACAAGAAAGAGGAAATCGTTGGCGTGGCCACGTTCTATAACAGGAAAGATGGAAAGCCTTTCGATGAAATGGACGAAACGCTAATGGAG TCGCTCACTCAGTTCCTGGGATGGTCAGTGCTGAATACAGACACATACGATAGGATGAACAAGCTAGAAAATCGAAAGGACATCTTTCAGGACATGGTCATGTACCACGTCAAATGCAGGAAGGATGAGATTCAGAATGTCTTG AACACACGTGAGATGTATGATAAGGAGCCGGACGAATGTGAAGAGGACGAGCTGGAAGATATTCTG TGTGAAGTGCTGCCAGTCTCTGAAGAATCTGAGATCTTTGAGTTTCACTTCTGTGACTTTGAATTCAGTGAACTGGACCTGGTGAAGTGTGGCATCAAGATGTACTATGAGCTGGGAGTGGTAGACAAATTCCATATTCCACGGGAG ACTCTGGTGCGCTTTGTGTACTCCGTCAGCAAAGGCTACAGGAAGATCACCTATCACAACTGGAGGCATGGCTTCAACGTAGGCCAGACCATGTTTACACTGCTAATG ACAGGTGATCTAAAGCGCTACTATACAGACCTGGAAGCGATGGCGATGGTGACTGCTGGACTCTGTCATGATATTGACCACCGTGGCACTAACAACCTCTACCAGATGAA ATCTGGGAATCCACTAGCGAAGCTGCATGGTTCCTCCATTCTCGAGAGGCACCATCTGGAATTTGGAAAAACTCTGCTTAGAGATGAG GCCTTAAATATCTACCAGAATCTGAACAGAAGACAGCACGAAACCGTCATCCATTTGATGGACATTGCTATCATCGCAACAGACTTGGCCTTGTATTTCAA GAAAAGGGCCATGTTTCAGAAGATTGTGGATCAGTCTAAGACCTACGACAGCTGGGACAGTTGGACCAAATACATGATGTTGGAAACCACTAGGAAAGAGATTGTCAT GGCTATGATGATGACTGCCTGTGATTTGTCAGCCATCGCCAAGCCATGGGAGATTCAGAGCAAG GTGGCGCTGTCTGTTGCTGCTGAATTCTGGGAACAGGGTGACCTGGAGAGGACAGTGCTGGAGCAGCAGCCCATT CCCATGATGGACCGGAACAAGGCGGAGGAACTTCCCAAACTGCAGTGTGGTTTTATTGATTTCGTCTGTTCTTTCGTTTACAAG GAGTTTTCTCGCTTCCACGTGGAGATCACACCAATGCTTGAGCGTCTGCTGAACAACAGGAAAGAATGGAACGCACTGAAGGAAATACATGAGGCCAAAGTAGCCAAGCTGGATGAGGCCAAAAAGGCTAAAGAAGAAGCACATGCTAACTCCACAGATCATAAACAAG GAAACTCGGTCCAACCCGCAGCTCAGTCCAAGACCTGTGTCATTTCCTAG